A window from Citrus sinensis cultivar Valencia sweet orange chromosome 5, DVS_A1.0, whole genome shotgun sequence encodes these proteins:
- the LOC102622337 gene encoding probable disease resistance protein At4g27220 isoform X3, protein MVESIVTVVLEVVKCLAPPTQRQLDYLRNYNENIQKLEAETESLKVEIRSIERRVFGAEKKGEKSEEKVEKWLVSANKIIDEVNAKFMEDEETANKRCLKGLCPNLKARYQLSKKAEAQVKALGECREEAGRLDRISYLTYPDKIWLKSHKGYEAFGSRLSTLKCIQNALTDVNVSIVGVYGMGGVGKTTLAKEIVRQALADKLFDQIAFSEVSETVDIKKIQRDIAEDLGLAWHEETESRTASRLYEQLKNEKKILVVLDNIWKHLDLETVGIPFGDDYRGCKLLLTARDRNVLLDMDSKHNFFIDNLNEEEAWRLFKTMAGDYVENRQLKSTATDVAKGCGGLPIALATTARAMRDKTVHEWKNALRELQTPSVMNFEGLPADTYSRIELSFKYLKGEQLKKIFLLCSLMGNPIFTSDLFKYSMGLGILQGVKKMEDARNQLYALAYKLKDACLLLEGGSNEQFSMHDVVRDVGISIACRDQHVFLAKNEDVLELPDKEALENCYAISISGCRIQELPQGLECLQLELLYISPKDSYLQINIPENIFAGMRKLRVVDFTGMQLCCLPSSIDLLVNLQTLCLDQCMLRDIAIIGRLKNLEILSFLNSDIVQLPEELGELTKLRLLDLSNCFRLKAIAPNVLSSLTRLEELYMKNCFIEWDVERPNGGRSTASLGELLQLPRLTTLEIDVKNDSILPEGFFAKKLERFKISIGDESFKPPVCADEWFGSRRVLISNPSSLRTIMLKLSSKRICSKKMQGIQNVEYLCLDKLQGVKNVLLDMDIEGFLQLKHLHVQNNPDFMCVVDSTEGVPRDVFPLLESLTLYNLINMERVCIDRLKVESFCELKTIKVGKCDELSNIFMLSSISCLPTLERIAVFDCDKIEEVFAIGGEPDVDNNNAVEKIEFAALKVLHLQNLPKLASFCSEVKRPNTQESQEELTAITCSNEISLLEEDKPDTSTPLFKEKVVLPSLEDLKLVGINVEKIWQNQLPAMFLCFQSLTKLIVGECHKLKCIFSTSMLRSFEQLRKLDIYNCMGLLEIISEGADQVPPCFIFPRLTFLRLGELPELRCLYPGMHTSEWPALKSLMVFGCDKIKLFASELSSFHGNIDENQLPIPAQQPLFLIEKIFPSLEKLLLSGKDFRMILQGDYPQNLFGSLKYIEVVQDDSACFPLGLLEKFRNLEILYLSGTSYTEILSNEGHSEKHVGKFSQVKHLQPYKLNDLKQLWKQGSKLDFIFTNLEILRVYCCQNLIVLLPSSSVSFRNLTDLQVWGCKELMKLVTSSTAKSLVRLRIMKVCGSRAMTQVVTSEEDGAEDEIVFSNLTALTLLDLDSLTSFCSGNYTFKFPSLRDLEVIGCPKMKIFTTGELCTPPRVNVWYGEGDGECRWANDLNVTIQELHAEKMLEGSSSNLRKYDTL, encoded by the exons ATGGTGGAAAGCATTGTTACTGTTGTTTTAGAAGTTGTGAAATGCTTGGCTCCTCCGACACAACGCCAACTTGATTACTTGCGTAACTACAATGAAAACATTCAGAAACTCGAAGCAGAAACCGAGAGCCTGAAGGTTGAAATTAGAAGCATTGAGCGCAGAGTTTTTGGAGCcgaaaaaaaaggagaaaagagTGAAGAGAAGGTTGAGAAGTGGCTGGTTAGCGCCAACAAGATCATTGATGAGGTGAATGCCAAATTCATGGAAGATGAAGAGACTGCAAATAAGCGATGTCTCAAGGGGCTGTGTCCTAATTTGAAGGCTCGCTATCAGCTTAGCAAGAAAGCAGAGGCACAGGTGAAGGCCCTTGGTGAGTGCCGAGAAGAAGCCGGTCGACTTGATAGAATTTCCTACCTTACCTATCCGGACAAGATATGGCTCAAGTCCCACAAAGGTTACGAGGCCTTTGGATCAAGGCTTTCTACTTTGAAGTGTATACAAAACGCTTTGACTGATGTTAATGTCAGCATCGTTGGAGTGTACGGCATGGGCGGCGTTGGAAAGACGACTCTAGCGAAGGAGATCGTTAGGCAAGCCTTGGCAGACAAGCTCTTTGATCAAATAGCCTTTTCAGAGGTTTCCGAAACTGTAGACATAAAAAAGATTCAGCGGGATATTGCTGAGGACTTGGGTCTGGCATGGCATGAGGAAACTGAATCTCGAACTGCGAGTAGACTGTATGAACAGTtgaagaatgagaagaagattCTTGTGGTTCTAGATAACATATGGAAGCATCTTGATTTGGAGACTGTTGGAATTCCTTTTGGTGATGATTATAGAGGTTGTAAACTCTTGCTGACTGCAAGAGATCGTAATGTTTTGTTGGATATGGATTCTAAACATaacttctttattgacaacttaaatgaagaagaagcttgGAGATTGTTTAAGACGATGGCGGGTGATTATGTTGAAAATCGTCAGCTGAAATCTACAGCAACAGATGTAGCAAAGGGATGTGGAGGTTTGCCTATTGCCTTAGCTACAACAGCAAGGGCAATGAGAGACAAGACTGTGCATGAATGGAAGAATGCCTTGCGAGAACTTCAGACGCCTTCAGTGATGAACTTCGAAGGACTGCCGGCAGATACTTATTCAAGAATCGAGCTGAGTTTCAAGTATTTAAAAGGTGAGCAGctcaagaaaatttttctgCTTTGCAGTCTAATGGGTAATCCTATTTTTACTTCAGACCTGTTTAAATACTCCATGGGTTTGGGTATACTCCAAGGAGTCAAGAAGATGGAAGATGCACGAAACCAATTATATGCATTGGCCTATAAACTTAAAGACGCTTGTTTGTTGCTTGAGGGAGGTAGCAACGAACAATTTTCAATGCATGACGTCGTTCGCGATGTTGGCATATCAATTGCTTGCCGGGACCAACATGTATTTTTGGCAAAAAATGAGGATGTGTTGGAGCTGCCGGACAAGGAAGCACTTGAAAATTGCTATGCGATTTCTATAAGTGGATGCCGTATTCAGGAGCTTCCTCAAGGATTGGAATGCTTGCAACTCgaacttttatatatatctcCCAAAGACTCTTACCTTCAAATCAATATTCCTGAGAACATTTTTGCAGGGATGCGGAAGCTTAGAGTTGTAGATTTTACTGGGATGCAATTATGTTGCTTGCCATCTTCAATTGATCTCTTAGTAAATCTTCAAACACTATGTTTGGATCAATGCATGTTGAGAGACATAGCTATTATTGGAAGGTTGAAGAATCTGGAAATCCTTAGCTTTTTAAATTCAGATATTGTGCAGTTGCCTGAAGAACTAGGTGAATTGACTAAGCTAAGGTTGTTAGATTTATCCAATTGTTTCCGGCTAAAAGCTATTGCACCCAATGTCCTATCAAGCTTAACTCGATTGGAAGAACTCTACATGAAAAATTGCTTTATCGAATGGGATGTTGAAAGACCCAATGGTGGAAGAAGTACTGCCAGCCTTGGTGAGTTGTTGCAATTGCCTCGACTGACCACTCTAGAAATAGATGTCAAAAATGATAGTATTTTACCAGAAGGCttttttgcaaaaaaattagaaaggtTCAAAATATCAATAGGAGATGAGTCATTCAAGCCTCCCGTGTGTGCGGATGAATGGTTCGGTAGTCGGCGGGTTTTGATCAGTAATCCTTCGAGTCTAAGAACCATAATGCTGAAGCTTAGCTCAAAGCGTATTTGCTCGAAGAAAATGCAGGGCATCCAGAATGTTGAATACTTGTGTTTGGACAAGCTGCAAGGTGTCAAGAATGTTCTTTTAGATATGGACATTGAGGGATTTCTACAGTTGAAGCATCTCCATGTTCAAAATAATCCTGACTTCATGTGCGTTGTTGACTCAACGGAGGGGGTACCTCGTGATGTGTTTCCTCTTTTGGAGTCACTTACTCTTTACAATTTGATTAACATGGAGAGGGTATGTATTGATCGACTCAAAGTAGAGTCTTTCTGTGAACTTAAAACCATAAAGGTGGGAAAATGTGATGAGTTGAGTAATATCTTCATGCTGTCTTCTATAAGCTGCCTTCCCACACTTGAGAGGATTGCAGTTTTTGATTGCGATAAGATTGAAGAGGTCTTTGCAATTGGTGGAGAACCAGATGTCGACAACAATAATGCAGTGGAGAAGATAGAGTTTGCTGCATTAAAAGTTTTACATCTGCAAAATCTTCCGAAGCTTGCAAGTTTTTGCTCTGAAGTAAAGAGACCAAATACACAAGAGTCGCAAGAGGAATTGACAGCTATTACTTGCTCGAACGAAATCAGTTTGTTGGAGGAGGACAAGCCTGATACTTCGACACCACTTTTCAAGGAGAAG gTTGTGCTCCCCAGCTTGGAGGATTTGAAGCTGGTTGGAATTAATGTCGAAAAGATTTGGCAAAATCAACTTCCAGCCATGTTTCTTTGCTTTCAAAGTTTAACTAAATTGATCGTGGGGGAATGtcacaaattaaaatgtatattttcGACTTCTATGCTCAGAAGCTTTGAACAACTCCGAAAGCTGGATATATACAACTGTATGGGTTTGCTTGAGATTATTTCCGAAGGAGCAGATCAAGTGCCACCTTGTTTTATCTTTCCGCGGCTGACATTTCTAAGACTAGGTGAACTACCAGAACTTAGATGTTTATATCCTGGAATGCATACTTCGGAATGGCCGGCACTAAAATCGTTGATGGTCTTTGGTTGTGACAAAATAAAGTTATTTGCTTCTGAGTTATCTAGCTTCCATGGAAACATTGATGAGAATCAACTTCCTATCCCAGCACAACAGCCTCTGTTCTTGATCGAAAAG ATCTTCCCCAGCTTGGAGAAACTCCTATTAAGTGGAAAGGATTTCAGGATGATTTTGCAGGGTGATTACCCACAAAACCTATTTGGCAGTCTTAAATACATTGAGGTTGTGCAAGATGACTCAGCTTGTTTTCCGCTTGGTTTACTTGAGAAGTTTCGCAATCTGGAAATCCTCTATCTGAGTGGTACTTCATACACAGAGATATTATCAAATGAAGGACACTCGGAGAAGCACGTGGGCAAGTTCTCACAAGTAAAACATTTACAGCCGTACAAACTGAATGATCTGAAGCAGCTGTGGAAACAAGGCTCCAAACTAGACTTCATTTTCACAAATCTTGAAATTCTACGAGTATATTGTTGTCAAAATCTGATTGTTCTATTGCCATCGTCATCGGTATCTTTCCGAAATCTGACGGATCTGCAAGTTTGGGGTTGCAAGGAATTGATGAAGTTGGTAACATCCTCCACAGCAAAGAGTCTAGTGCGACTCAGGATAATGAAGGTATGTGGAAGCAGAGCAATGACACAAGTGGTAACAAGTGAGGAAGATGGAGCAGAAGATGAAATTGTTTTCAGCAATTTGACGGCGTTGACTCTGCTTGATTTAGATAGCCTCACAAGTTTCTGCTCTGGCAATTACACCTTCAAATTCCCATCTTTACGAGATTTAGAAGTGATTGGTTGTCCCAAGATGAAGATTTTCACCACAGGAGAATTATGTACACCGCCAAGAGTAAACGTCTGGTATGGAGAGGGAGATGGTGAATGTCGTTGGGCTAATGACCTTAACGTTACGATACAAGAGTTACATGCTGAAAAG
- the LOC102622337 gene encoding probable disease resistance protein At4g27220 isoform X1, with amino-acid sequence MVESIVTVVLEVVKCLAPPTQRQLDYLRNYNENIQKLEAETESLKVEIRSIERRVFGAEKKGEKSEEKVEKWLVSANKIIDEVNAKFMEDEETANKRCLKGLCPNLKARYQLSKKAEAQVKALGECREEAGRLDRISYLTYPDKIWLKSHKGYEAFGSRLSTLKCIQNALTDVNVSIVGVYGMGGVGKTTLAKEIVRQALADKLFDQIAFSEVSETVDIKKIQRDIAEDLGLAWHEETESRTASRLYEQLKNEKKILVVLDNIWKHLDLETVGIPFGDDYRGCKLLLTARDRNVLLDMDSKHNFFIDNLNEEEAWRLFKTMAGDYVENRQLKSTATDVAKGCGGLPIALATTARAMRDKTVHEWKNALRELQTPSVMNFEGLPADTYSRIELSFKYLKGEQLKKIFLLCSLMGNPIFTSDLFKYSMGLGILQGVKKMEDARNQLYALAYKLKDACLLLEGGSNEQFSMHDVVRDVGISIACRDQHVFLAKNEDVLELPDKEALENCYAISISGCRIQELPQGLECLQLELLYISPKDSYLQINIPENIFAGMRKLRVVDFTGMQLCCLPSSIDLLVNLQTLCLDQCMLRDIAIIGRLKNLEILSFLNSDIVQLPEELGELTKLRLLDLSNCFRLKAIAPNVLSSLTRLEELYMKNCFIEWDVERPNGGRSTASLGELLQLPRLTTLEIDVKNDSILPEGFFAKKLERFKISIGDESFKPPVCADEWFGSRRVLISNPSSLRTIMLKLSSKRICSKKMQGIQNVEYLCLDKLQGVKNVLLDMDIEGFLQLKHLHVQNNPDFMCVVDSTEGVPRDVFPLLESLTLYNLINMERVCIDRLKVESFCELKTIKVGKCDELSNIFMLSSISCLPTLERIAVFDCDKIEEVFAIGGEPDVDNNNAVEKIEFAALKVLHLQNLPKLASFCSEVKRPNTQESQEELTAITCSNEISLLEEDKPDTSTPLFKEKVVLPSLEDLKLVGINVEKIWQNQLPAMFLCFQSLTKLIVGECHKLKCIFSTSMLRSFEQLRKLDIYNCMGLLEIISEGADQVPPCFIFPRLTFLRLGELPELRCLYPGMHTSEWPALKSLMVFGCDKIKLFASELSSFHGNIDENQLPIPAQQPLFLIEKIFPSLEKLLLSGKDFRMILQGDYPQNLFGSLKYIEVVQDDSACFPLGLLEKFRNLEILYLSGTSYTEILSNEGHSEKHVGKFSQVKHLQPYKLNDLKQLWKQGSKLDFIFTNLEILRVYCCQNLIVLLPSSSVSFRNLTDLQVWGCKELMKLVTSSTAKSLVRLRIMKVCGSRAMTQVVTSEEDGAEDEIVFSNLTALTLLDLDSLTSFCSGNYTFKFPSLRDLEVIGCPKMKIFTTGELCTPPRVNVWYGEGDGECRWANDLNVTIQELHAEKMLEGSSSNLRKYDTL; translated from the exons ATGGTGGAAAGCATTGTTACTGTTGTTTTAGAAGTTGTGAAATGCTTGGCTCCTCCGACACAACGCCAACTTGATTACTTGCGTAACTACAATGAAAACATTCAGAAACTCGAAGCAGAAACCGAGAGCCTGAAGGTTGAAATTAGAAGCATTGAGCGCAGAGTTTTTGGAGCcgaaaaaaaaggagaaaagagTGAAGAGAAGGTTGAGAAGTGGCTGGTTAGCGCCAACAAGATCATTGATGAGGTGAATGCCAAATTCATGGAAGATGAAGAGACTGCAAATAAGCGATGTCTCAAGGGGCTGTGTCCTAATTTGAAGGCTCGCTATCAGCTTAGCAAGAAAGCAGAGGCACAGGTGAAGGCCCTTGGTGAGTGCCGAGAAGAAGCCGGTCGACTTGATAGAATTTCCTACCTTACCTATCCGGACAAGATATGGCTCAAGTCCCACAAAGGTTACGAGGCCTTTGGATCAAGGCTTTCTACTTTGAAGTGTATACAAAACGCTTTGACTGATGTTAATGTCAGCATCGTTGGAGTGTACGGCATGGGCGGCGTTGGAAAGACGACTCTAGCGAAGGAGATCGTTAGGCAAGCCTTGGCAGACAAGCTCTTTGATCAAATAGCCTTTTCAGAGGTTTCCGAAACTGTAGACATAAAAAAGATTCAGCGGGATATTGCTGAGGACTTGGGTCTGGCATGGCATGAGGAAACTGAATCTCGAACTGCGAGTAGACTGTATGAACAGTtgaagaatgagaagaagattCTTGTGGTTCTAGATAACATATGGAAGCATCTTGATTTGGAGACTGTTGGAATTCCTTTTGGTGATGATTATAGAGGTTGTAAACTCTTGCTGACTGCAAGAGATCGTAATGTTTTGTTGGATATGGATTCTAAACATaacttctttattgacaacttaaatgaagaagaagcttgGAGATTGTTTAAGACGATGGCGGGTGATTATGTTGAAAATCGTCAGCTGAAATCTACAGCAACAGATGTAGCAAAGGGATGTGGAGGTTTGCCTATTGCCTTAGCTACAACAGCAAGGGCAATGAGAGACAAGACTGTGCATGAATGGAAGAATGCCTTGCGAGAACTTCAGACGCCTTCAGTGATGAACTTCGAAGGACTGCCGGCAGATACTTATTCAAGAATCGAGCTGAGTTTCAAGTATTTAAAAGGTGAGCAGctcaagaaaatttttctgCTTTGCAGTCTAATGGGTAATCCTATTTTTACTTCAGACCTGTTTAAATACTCCATGGGTTTGGGTATACTCCAAGGAGTCAAGAAGATGGAAGATGCACGAAACCAATTATATGCATTGGCCTATAAACTTAAAGACGCTTGTTTGTTGCTTGAGGGAGGTAGCAACGAACAATTTTCAATGCATGACGTCGTTCGCGATGTTGGCATATCAATTGCTTGCCGGGACCAACATGTATTTTTGGCAAAAAATGAGGATGTGTTGGAGCTGCCGGACAAGGAAGCACTTGAAAATTGCTATGCGATTTCTATAAGTGGATGCCGTATTCAGGAGCTTCCTCAAGGATTGGAATGCTTGCAACTCgaacttttatatatatctcCCAAAGACTCTTACCTTCAAATCAATATTCCTGAGAACATTTTTGCAGGGATGCGGAAGCTTAGAGTTGTAGATTTTACTGGGATGCAATTATGTTGCTTGCCATCTTCAATTGATCTCTTAGTAAATCTTCAAACACTATGTTTGGATCAATGCATGTTGAGAGACATAGCTATTATTGGAAGGTTGAAGAATCTGGAAATCCTTAGCTTTTTAAATTCAGATATTGTGCAGTTGCCTGAAGAACTAGGTGAATTGACTAAGCTAAGGTTGTTAGATTTATCCAATTGTTTCCGGCTAAAAGCTATTGCACCCAATGTCCTATCAAGCTTAACTCGATTGGAAGAACTCTACATGAAAAATTGCTTTATCGAATGGGATGTTGAAAGACCCAATGGTGGAAGAAGTACTGCCAGCCTTGGTGAGTTGTTGCAATTGCCTCGACTGACCACTCTAGAAATAGATGTCAAAAATGATAGTATTTTACCAGAAGGCttttttgcaaaaaaattagaaaggtTCAAAATATCAATAGGAGATGAGTCATTCAAGCCTCCCGTGTGTGCGGATGAATGGTTCGGTAGTCGGCGGGTTTTGATCAGTAATCCTTCGAGTCTAAGAACCATAATGCTGAAGCTTAGCTCAAAGCGTATTTGCTCGAAGAAAATGCAGGGCATCCAGAATGTTGAATACTTGTGTTTGGACAAGCTGCAAGGTGTCAAGAATGTTCTTTTAGATATGGACATTGAGGGATTTCTACAGTTGAAGCATCTCCATGTTCAAAATAATCCTGACTTCATGTGCGTTGTTGACTCAACGGAGGGGGTACCTCGTGATGTGTTTCCTCTTTTGGAGTCACTTACTCTTTACAATTTGATTAACATGGAGAGGGTATGTATTGATCGACTCAAAGTAGAGTCTTTCTGTGAACTTAAAACCATAAAGGTGGGAAAATGTGATGAGTTGAGTAATATCTTCATGCTGTCTTCTATAAGCTGCCTTCCCACACTTGAGAGGATTGCAGTTTTTGATTGCGATAAGATTGAAGAGGTCTTTGCAATTGGTGGAGAACCAGATGTCGACAACAATAATGCAGTGGAGAAGATAGAGTTTGCTGCATTAAAAGTTTTACATCTGCAAAATCTTCCGAAGCTTGCAAGTTTTTGCTCTGAAGTAAAGAGACCAAATACACAAGAGTCGCAAGAGGAATTGACAGCTATTACTTGCTCGAACGAAATCAGTTTGTTGGAGGAGGACAAGCCTGATACTTCGACACCACTTTTCAAGGAGAAG gTTGTGCTCCCCAGCTTGGAGGATTTGAAGCTGGTTGGAATTAATGTCGAAAAGATTTGGCAAAATCAACTTCCAGCCATGTTTCTTTGCTTTCAAAGTTTAACTAAATTGATCGTGGGGGAATGtcacaaattaaaatgtatattttcGACTTCTATGCTCAGAAGCTTTGAACAACTCCGAAAGCTGGATATATACAACTGTATGGGTTTGCTTGAGATTATTTCCGAAGGAGCAGATCAAGTGCCACCTTGTTTTATCTTTCCGCGGCTGACATTTCTAAGACTAGGTGAACTACCAGAACTTAGATGTTTATATCCTGGAATGCATACTTCGGAATGGCCGGCACTAAAATCGTTGATGGTCTTTGGTTGTGACAAAATAAAGTTATTTGCTTCTGAGTTATCTAGCTTCCATGGAAACATTGATGAGAATCAACTTCCTATCCCAGCACAACAGCCTCTGTTCTTGATCGAAAAG ATCTTCCCCAGCTTGGAGAAACTCCTATTAAGTGGAAAGGATTTCAGGATGATTTTGCAGGGTGATTACCCACAAAACCTATTTGGCAGTCTTAAATACATTGAGGTTGTGCAAGATGACTCAGCTTGTTTTCCGCTTGGTTTACTTGAGAAGTTTCGCAATCTGGAAATCCTCTATCTGAGTGGTACTTCATACACAGAGATATTATCAAATGAAGGACACTCGGAGAAGCACGTGGGCAAGTTCTCACAAGTAAAACATTTACAGCCGTACAAACTGAATGATCTGAAGCAGCTGTGGAAACAAGGCTCCAAACTAGACTTCATTTTCACAAATCTTGAAATTCTACGAGTATATTGTTGTCAAAATCTGATTGTTCTATTGCCATCGTCATCGGTATCTTTCCGAAATCTGACGGATCTGCAAGTTTGGGGTTGCAAGGAATTGATGAAGTTGGTAACATCCTCCACAGCAAAGAGTCTAGTGCGACTCAGGATAATGAAGGTATGTGGAAGCAGAGCAATGACACAAGTGGTAACAAGTGAGGAAGATGGAGCAGAAGATGAAATTGTTTTCAGCAATTTGACGGCGTTGACTCTGCTTGATTTAGATAGCCTCACAAGTTTCTGCTCTGGCAATTACACCTTCAAATTCCCATCTTTACGAGATTTAGAAGTGATTGGTTGTCCCAAGATGAAGATTTTCACCACAGGAGAATTATGTACACCGCCAAGAGTAAACGTCTGGTATGGAGAGGGAGATGGTGAATGTCGTTGGGCTAATGACCTTAACGTTACGATACAAGAGTTACATGCTGAAAAG atgTTGGAAGGGTCATCTTCTAATTTGAGGAAGTACGATACATTGTGA